A stretch of DNA from Cannabis sativa cultivar Pink pepper isolate KNU-18-1 chromosome X, ASM2916894v1, whole genome shotgun sequence:
cttctttccagattcaagtgtgctggtcgacctgaacggaaagtctcgtgctggatggatgccctaatcacataatgAAACCGGGTAAATCACATGATTAAAATCCTAATCCGAGAAATCCGAACCCACAACCCTAGGTTCGATTATACTCTCTATGGATTACTCTAACTCAGGAAATAGGGACCCAACTACGACACTGAAAAGGACGGGAATTGAGAAAATGGAGCATtcgggaaccctgccaaaaccggctagccggtttacTCCAGTTCAAACCCAATATTTTCATTTCTTGCTCAATCGTCCACCAAATGCAACCATACTTTCCAGaacacctatacaatgcatatacAACATAATCCAACCAGAATTTCTCAGAAAAAACTCAATATAAACAAACATGCCATTAGAGATCAAAGTTAAGATTTCTATGCTCTAACTTGCACCAAAATCTAAACCAAACATTAGTATCAGCTGCTAGAAACTAAATTCAACTCAAATGAACCCTATAATTCGaaccacataaaaactaaacCCTAACGACCCCTAATTTCCAAAATCACCTAATTAAACCAAAGTAAAAGCTTCAAAAACACAAGTCTATGGATTCTAGGGTTACCTTAGCTTGAATCCCACTTGAATTTCTTGCTGAAAACACCAAGGATCAGCAGCAACTCCCCTGGTTTTGGCTAGTTCGAAAGGAGAGAAGGGAAGGAAAGAGGTTAATTAATCTTGAACTTTTGGctttttccttatttttctctattttcttcaaaTGAAAAGAGATAAACTAACTTGATCTCTTGCTGAATTGAAATTTTCAGGTGTCAACACCCTAGGCAGCCACCAAGTCGCCCACTTGGCAAATTACGAAAAATGCCCCTAAGCCTAcaacttagatattttccaaaactaggggtaaaatggtcaaattccatagcCCCGTCTAATCCtggtattttattttctccaatAAATTCCCcgctaagaaataaggttctaaacttacccatgtgatcaaactagccatccatcgcattttccgttgtcgccaagcaaaaattacaaaaataacatatttcatatataattcataaaacacccctagagtttaataaaatatctgaaattgagaaattataactctaatactcATTTCTAATATTCGGcccacaaataattaaattcataaataattataaaaataacagaaattagtcctaattgcctttactaatccaaattactaaagcggtcattacaaccaATTTAGTCGCTGAAGTTACTGTTGTGCCggaaaaattgtcaaaatttgCTGACGGTGATGAAAAGTCACTTGAGTTTCTGGTGATTTTGGAAAAATCGCCGGAATTAGCATCATCACTAGAAAAAATCATCGAAAAAATTGTCAGAGTTATCATCGTCACCAAAGTTTGATGCTAGAGTCGTCACCGAAGTTAGATGTTAGAATCTGTCTCACAGAAACTAATTACATTTATTAGCTAATCAGAAATCTAACCAATGAAACTAGTTtcttaaaataactaaaaaaaacttaaatcttaattacatttaaaaaaaactaatacttAAACACGAAAACCAATTATTTAGTACAACTAGCAATGAAATTGAACATAAATAAGACACATAAAGAAAACCAGCTTCCTAttaaaaaaacaagtttcaaaaactataaataaacaaCTAAGAAATTGAAGTAATAGAAGACACTTATGAGAagataaatcaaaataaaatttaacatacttaaaaaaaaaaaacaacaatgtACTAAAGATAAATCCTtaaaattttaatcaatttattttttttcttcttgatatggaggaagttTCTTCTCAGAGTCAGCACTTGAAATTTTTAGCAACATCTTCCATTGCATTTTTACTGGAGGAATTAGATTCCatctataaaaaataaataaaattagtttcaTCATACAACCACAACGAACATTATGaaactaaacaaaaattaatttcgTCACACAACAATAGTAAAAATTGTGAACACAAAATATAAATGATATAcaatgaaaataatataaattagtttCATCAGTTaaccaaatgaaaaaaaatactcacaaatataatcaaaaaaaaaatacacaatgcacAATAATAATCTAAAAACAAAATGTAAGTGTAAAAACGAATTTCGAacttagaaacaaaataataataaaaaacttaaaataaaaaatatacaataacatCATAAAATAGAACAACCCCATCAGAATCTACCTGTGAAACCAATTTCGAACTCATGAACCATGTGAAACTAGTttcctaaaataacaaaaaaattaaaacttagtTACATAAAGCAACAAACCAACTATTAAACACATATGGCCAGTTTGGCATAGCTGTGCTGTGGGAAAAAACAGCTGTAAATGTGCTGTGGGGAAAAACAACTGTAGCAGAACTGTGGAAAAAAGCTGagctgagtgtttggtaaattataatttttaaagtgcTGCGAGTTGTTaagattctattataataatgataatattttaatctagttcattataatcacaaatatatataaaaaataatgttatataaaatttttattttttatatatttttttataatataaattcatatgcatttgataaaaataatttttaataattttaaattatatttttatcacttgtaaaagataaaattgtagtttataagaaacataaattgatattgtttgttaataataaaaatatatataaatatttttttaaattaaaataaaaaataaaaaatttaaatattatttatttttaaatattttttcatttaaaaaatatttttattttttttataatatataataaataattaaataaatttttagtaaaaataatttattatagagtCTATTAATCAAAATAgctttttctaaaagttgggtTGTCCCAGCTTTATCTGTAGCTTTTCCATAAATTCTTCAATAAGTTATTTTTTAACTGCTTACCAAACACATTTTTTTTCACAGCTTTTAACTTTTTCAAAAGCTGTGCCAAACGAGCCCATAGGTGGCCCTTATAGAGTGCAAGATGTGCTATTGCACAGGGCCCCATAAAATAAAAGgcccaaaaaaataaaaggccCCAAAGAATAAAGggcttaatatttatttttttaatgtccttcaattttttttaatgaacccAACTTTTTAAAGAGCCAACAACTTATCATTGATAATTTCTATGTCAATTCCCAAAATCTATTTTCAATTCTATTATTGcttttaagtaaaaaaataaaaattcattgttgttatttattattattttttcctatcatttttttgttgtattgcaatcaataataatttttataaattaattagaattttttggTGTTCTGTAAAATATATATCGTttacaataatatttaaaaatattatttataaattatattttttttgtaggggcccaatttttaaaattagaacagGGCTTCCAAAATATTTAAGACGGGCCTGATTAAACacatcaacaaaaaaaaaaaaaactattaaacaCATCAACAAGTTACTTATAGACgcctaaataataaaaataattaagacaTAAACATTAgttattcaattaaataaagaataaacAAAATTGAGACATAAAAACTATTTatccaataatatatataataatttatccaattaaataaaaaataataattaattaaaaatataattaaaattctaagacataaaaataaattattttttccaCAAAGTAAACAACCAATTAAACATCTAACATAGAAAAATCAGTTATGCAAAGCAATTTTGAATTGATTAGTTATTTCAACAAAAAttagttacttaaaaaatatactgaaatttacacttagtaactaaaaactttttttatttacaaatttaGTGCgacatgcttttttttttcttttttacgttttttattttttttttcatttatacaGTGTCAGAAGTATTGTTGACTATCATAGACCCCACTTGTTGCTTTTGGGAGGAAGACTGGCTCATTAGAAAATttctatcaattttttttttttttaacaaataaaactttaaaagtaaataatgctaataattaaataattaaacaaaagtaaaaaataaaatgacgtGTAGGTTGTATCACTGTCATGTGAAAGTGATTGagaagattattttttttttaataataaagtgtaagagtaattatgaaaaataaaaagataacatGATTTgtcttttattaataaaatgctatattttatttagctttTTTTAAGAGTATTTTATTTAGCTTtgactaataaaataattattctttttactactttttaattttttgaaaatatatattattgttaggtgatgtacaatattttttttcagagttattatcaaattttttgtttgttgttatttaattatttaatcaaaagaaaaatgagtatattttttatttttttataggtACATATACATTTGAGTTAGTGagcaatttttttatatttgcttttaaattttttatttttattagattattgatgtatgttttatatttattatttcttttatgttaatgccaatttaatttgaatattaATTAAGGTGGAGTTGTTATACttttgtttatttgttattatttagttgttcaagcatgtattaatattttttgtatgttgttagttaaaaaaaaaaaagattttacttgttttttttttttccaaaataaaaaataaatatatctttttattttatatttaaaagtggaattttctctttttcatattttttcaaatgtgccacaaaaataattttcttacaaaaatattttaaataaaattatatcacattaatataattaaattttaagtagAAATAGCTTTATTTTGATTtcttacataaataaatatgcaTTTTTATGCACTTAACACATCTCCTAAATGACCTATTGCTAATCTCTAAAAATTCAATTCaagtgaataaaaaaaaaattactaatataaaatatcaaattaaattgaacTAAATgagtttatgtttaattaaaatatatttttgagttgATGTACAAGTAATGTGTgttatttttaagttgtttaaaatttttatgattatttgtgtgttatttttttaagttgctgCAATGTGTTCATgcctaattaatttttatattagagTGTGGTTGTTATCGAGttgtttatttattgttattaagttgtttaacaaaaaaaaaatatattttttttttaagttgatgtaAAAGTATTTAGTAGTTGCTTTTAAATCTATTTTAtgaattattggtatttttttttcttcttgggtTGCAATTAGTGGGATTGTTTTATAatacctatttaatttgcatatcACAATTGAGTTATTATACagttgtttatttgttgttgtttaGTTGTTCAACTAAGAGAAAacaagtatatatatgtatacatttttagtttttcatGGGAAtacatattaagaatattattgttgtattttttttttttttgtatttcacattgttaaaaaaattgatttctAGTTGATGTTCGTACGTATTATAGTAGTGTTGTCCAATATagttttgttgttgtttcttcgttgttatttagttgttgAATTGACAGAAtacgaatatatatatttaattttttatgggtacatacattaaaattgttgttgtattgtcttttttatttatttattttatttattttgtatttaagatTATcagcaaccaaaaaaaaaaaaatgtattgatgCCTAGTTAATTTTCGTATGTATTAAAGTAATGTTGTTGTCTAGTAACTTTTTTCTGTTATTTAGTTGTTAAGAAAGAATAATCTAAAAGTCTTTTACtagtaaaatagattattatatttaaagtaacttttttaataataattattcaatCATTTTCTAATAACGTAACATAATACAAATCGCATCTAATTTATTTCTAAAATCTAGTTATTTGGTTAGATATTGTATTGCAATGAGCTAATTTTTTTGGTTGAGTATTTACTTTTGTTAGTACATTAATGAATTATTGTATAGGTGATTTGTAGTTGTTTTTAAGTTTCGTTTGTAATTAAGAGGTTAGTTTGATAttgtttttaagtttcttttggGTTGATTAATTTGCATATTATAATAAGGTTGttgtttaattatttacttgttgttatttagttgttcaaataaaagagaaataattatatgtatattttttagttgatgtttatattatttctaatcgactatatatattatacattgaGTTAAATAAGTAATTTGTAGTTGTGTTGTCAAACTATATTATAGCAAACATACACATTTGATTGTTTTTGAGCTTTCAtttagttgatatttagttgtaTATAAACTTCCTaatgttgttttgtagtttattcTGAGTTGATTAGTTTATTTGTATATTGCATTAgatttaatatcttattttttagttgcttttcaatatttttttattgcgATTATATAGTTTATTTGTAATTGATCTCTAGTTGATTTGGATGTTACAGTGCGTTTGATGTCATATTATTTATCTGGTGTTTTTctacaatattattttaaaatgagatctttgtaattttaaaacattaaaattatatttagaaaaattaaatttacaaataaaaaaatatggattgttaaaatgtaaataaaatattttaaaaaaatatttatgcgAAAACCCTCATTGTTACACAAGTATTTTGTAGTTTCTTTAAAacttttaatttaattgtgtGTTATTTTTGAGTTTATCTTGAATTGATGTAATGTGTTGATAcctaattattgttattttatattagagTTGTTGTTTAATTGATTGCTCAttgttatttaaattattagttGTTATTAAATTACTCAActtagataaaaaaatatatatatacatatgtgtttatatattaatgttgtttttatgttattttttcgTAGATTTTATATTGTCTACATAATATATTATGCCTAAGTTATTATGTAGCACTATTCTCTTagtatttgatattttttagttgttttatagttgcaaatatatataatgttagttttttttattatcatgtataattattttatgtttttgtaacTGTAgagattgtatatatatatatattttaaaaaatatagtttttaattttttatttaattttgtgcattctaaaacaaatatattattaaactaATAATAAGATACGCATAAAGCTACTACTTCtctaattgattaaaaaaagtacaatataaaattattttttatattttataaaataaaaattatatcaaaATTAGTGACTGACATTATACATTGACATGACACCTTATTTGTGATAGTacctaaattaataatatatattattttgttattttttttttttataaatttaatcttttttttttttatgtttaaagataaatttaatttttttttttttttttttgtagaaagGTGATTTCTCGAATAGTTGtcaattttgttttaataataataagagtttCACGTGGCAGCCTCAGTAACATTCTCCACGTGGCAGACTCTGAATATTGTTCTCCACTTGAGTGTGCCTTTCACGCGCATTTTTTTGTCTAATCTTATTTCtctacagtatttttgtaaataccaaactttaaaaataatatttttgtatatattaaatattataaatgtttattttttctttgaataGTATAAaggtttattttaaataattttagctTAAAACAGAAAAATTctcaaaaatatacatatattacatGTGAATTTTTAACAAATGacttacaaaatttaattatagaaaccaattacattaaaaaactattaaaaatcaaacaaaaagaaaccatttttataaaataaacaaattacaAACTAACACATAATAACTAATTAcgtgaaataatataaaaatttttaCCATGTAGTTTAAAATCATCAAACCCACACTTAAATTGATTGAATTGTCATAAAATTGtatgcaaaaaataataaaagataatGATAAACAAGCGTAGTATAGTACCactttaattttaaaagaaagaCATAACACGTTAAAATaacaaatcaaaataaaatattgaaacTAGTTCCATCAAACACTATAAACGTAATTGATCAAAAAGAtaacattaattaaaatcagTTCCTATACAAACACAACACAATACATGCTCTAATTCGTCATGCTCATTTCTTAATGTGAACTATAATAATTTTAGTTGATCAATGTTATCTCTAATGTTTACATGTTTAGTAAGAACCGGTTTCTATATGCTAAAAGAAAATATacacacaaaaatacaaaaaaaaaaaaaataaaaatacacacGCAATTTCTGTCACTATCTTCTTATCCTTTAACTCTaactatttagtttttttttttattatttggccAAACAAGCTTGAGATTCATTGTAATAGTATATTCTAGATCGATGCTGTCCCCAACATCACCACCCTTCACACATTTATATTACTTTTCAATCTTACTACTTAGCTATACCCATTCTCAAACTTATTGAAACACTAAAAAACTTTCTAAGCCCACAAAACAATCAAATTATATATTCATATGGATTATGTTACAGATAAAGATCAAATTCAaagcaataaaaaaaatagtgtaagCCCTCCTTCCATTACATGATTCCTCTCTCTCTTATAacactgatttttttttttggtaagaaTTTACTGTGAAactcttttatattttaatttttatacatataatcctttttttttttttgtagcaaAACCTCCTTAAGATTACTTTTCTTTGTAAATTTAAGGTGTCAGTTATACTTATACATTACCGTTAAATTCTAATTGGATTACTACTGTATCGATTTTGAGGTTTTACTGTTACATATACACAGGTATATATAGTAGTCATCCAGTTGacatttaacggtaatatttaattgtcatgtcaaatttacaaagaaaaataaacttacTCCTAAAAaaaggggttaagtgtataaaaattaaagcaTAAGAGAATTTCGCTGCAAATtactctaatatatatatataaatttatatacaacAAAAGTATCTTTCTCATGAACACCAAcactaaaaaaacaaaaaaggttaaaaaaatcatcaattAACTAACCCTCAATCGACTATAAATACTACAAAACCAACTATCCACCTTAgctattaaaaaaaagaataatacaaaaaaaataataaagagacACGCACCTTAGAGCACCTCAAAATCAGAACACAACCCAAAATGGAATGGGTTGCCGTCAATGACCTCAGAACAGTGTCGACGTCGggcaagaagaagaaaaagaagatgagGGAGGCGTATATAAAAGAGGAATGCAGAGAAAAAAAAcaagagataaaaaaaaaccctaaaatggGGATGCAAACATTATACTTAAAGTTATATCAACTAAGagaacaataaaattaaaaatggtgaaagagaaatagaagtacTCATTataggcagaatataaaaagaCAACTCctattttacttttaaaaagtatttaaaaaaaacataagaatcAGATtgaaaaaaagatttaaaattaCTAAGTTACATTTTAAAGATTGGGCTGACCCTTTGGACTGAATACACAAACTTAAGATATgggatttgaaaattaaataaacaaaaaggTGGTAAATGAAATACTATAAACAACTTTAAATTTGAACAAATGCCATATAAGGGTGGTAAAGTTAAGAATGCCATATTTATGAAACTTTTTTGATAAAATCTCATATTTGGTGTTATTTTCACTAGATAACCAACACAAACAATCCGGTACCTTACATAGAACTAGTGTTGTAAATACCAATCAGTTTTTTTGACACAACACGAAATTGGTACAAGCTTGGAAAGCACAAGTACGACTAGGCAAAAAAAATACCGGTTTGAACACGATACGATGCTTCAAATTGACACGACACGACATACAAGCTTGGAAGGCACAAGTATGattaggcaaaaaaaaaaaatacaggcTTGAACACGATAAGATGCTACAAATTGATACGATACGACACGAAAATATGTCTTTAAACACAATACGACACAAGAAGCATGAAAGACACGACACTTAAGCACGAATAGACTAATCTGAAAAGCACGACACACGACAAGTCTAAAAAGTACAACacgacatattaaaaaaatcttatatttattaataataataataataagatatgaatttatcaattataaataaattaaaataataataaaatttaaatataatactgaatattataatctatttataaaatgtgatatgaaaatttgagtaTTTATATATTCAAATTGTAACAatgctaataatttttttatatgattatttgtaaaataatgaaGATGGGTTGAGTTGTAAAGAAGCATGAAATAAGAAGTTTATTTCCGAACAAACTAGagatgggtttttttttttttttttttttttttttttgtaaatcaaTACTAAACTTTAAATTATTCATCcttaccaaaatatatatataaatttaatttattcatAAAAAAGCATACATGATCGAAAATGGAACTATTGATTAAAAAATCGTATATATAAAGAATAATACCAATAGTTTATTATAATGGTGGTATAACAAGTATACATGATGAATAGtcgaataataataaaaagaattaaaaaaaaaaatcaatgctCTCTCtctagatatatatttatacagtGTGTAATTTAATTATGTATGTTCAAACCAAGGTAGAACAAGTGGAGGTGGAAGGGTCAAACAGAGCAGGAAGCAAGTATTTCCTGCCATTGTCACCGTGAGCATTGTAGCTTGCACCAGTGGTGGGGTCAACCAAGAGTTGACCAGGGTATCCAGGATACGCCCCCTTCCCAAAAGTACCGCTACAAGCCGAAGCCGCCTCAAGTGGAGCCTCCTTCGGCCCTTGGAAGTACCCATTTCCGAACGGGTTCGTTACGGTTCCAGCCAAAAGGCTAGCCACGTTGATGATCATTCCGTCCAAACCCACGTCGTTGTTTGGGGCAATCAGTGGCTGTGTTTGTGGTCCGTAAATTGGCTGGTGGAAAGGCCATGCGCATTGACCTGGGCACTGACTCTCCGAGTTTCCCACCCATATGTAACCGAACTTGGACCTCTTACTACCTGGTCCCGACCCAGATGACACACCGTGTGTCCCACACTTACTAGAGCAGAACCCTTCCACCGCCACATCAGCCGCAGTCAGAACAACGTTGATGGCGTCCTTTTGGCCGCCCTTGCTGGAGAGTCCCACTATTTGTTGACTGGTCAACGATTTCCCCAGGGAGTAGTTCTCGTCGATGAACTGGGATCCTAACGAGACGGAGTTGCTCAGCTTGTGGTGGTATTGGTAGCTTTCGATGGTCTTCCACCACGTGTTGACTGATGGTTGGTCTGTGTTGGTTTTAGAAGATGAAGTGAGGGAGGTAATGAAGTCGGAGACAATGGCTCGTTGGGTTGGTTTGAAGTTTCCGTACCATATTAAGTTAATGGAGATTTTTCCAAACAGAAGAGGGCCATTATGGTATTGAAAGGGAAGAGGCTGTTGGGTTTGGTCAGACTCGTCGGAAAGAATCCTCCCCGATGAACCCAAATGGAGTAGagagatgaagaagatgaaagtGAGAGTTTCTGAGGCGAAAGATGCCATTTTTAATTATACTGAGCTTAGAGAAAAGAAGAGACTCTTAAATTATGCTTTGTTTTGTGTGAGTTTAGAAGACAAGGGAAAAGGGtgtatttatatacat
This window harbors:
- the LOC115721452 gene encoding protein PHOSPHATE-INDUCED 1, encoding MASFASETLTFIFFISLLHLGSSGRILSDESDQTQQPLPFQYHNGPLLFGKISINLIWYGNFKPTQRAIVSDFITSLTSSSKTNTDQPSVNTWWKTIESYQYHHKLSNSVSLGSQFIDENYSLGKSLTSQQIVGLSSKGGQKDAINVVLTAADVAVEGFCSSKCGTHGVSSGSGPGSKRSKFGYIWVGNSESQCPGQCAWPFHQPIYGPQTQPLIAPNNDVGLDGMIINVASLLAGTVTNPFGNGYFQGPKEAPLEAASACSGTFGKGAYPGYPGQLLVDPTTGASYNAHGDNGRKYLLPALFDPSTSTCSTLV